From one Flavobacterium kingsejongi genomic stretch:
- a CDS encoding Gfo/Idh/MocA family oxidoreductase: MQKIKTALLSYGMSGKVFHAPFLELHEGFELTGAWERSKKLIQQDFPEVKSYASLEELLADDATLVVVNTPVGTHYEYARQALLAGKNVVVEKAFTTTVAEAEALKQLAEEKGLKLAVFQNRRWDSDFKTVQQVIASGDLGEIVDAEIHFDRYNPKLSPKQHKETANSGAGILKDLGPHIIDQALCLFGKPDAVFADIRITRDNSQVDDVLDILLYYPNTRVRLKASFFVKEPLPSYIFHGRKGSFLKSRGDIQEDELKLGKKPDTTENWGKEPEAQSGLLHTEKNGVDIRRTLPTLSGNYYAFYDGMYQSIVNNTKEPVTATEGVHVMEIIEAALQSSTEKRNIIL; this comes from the coding sequence ATGCAAAAGATAAAAACAGCACTGCTGTCCTACGGAATGTCAGGAAAAGTATTTCATGCCCCGTTTCTGGAACTCCATGAGGGATTTGAACTCACGGGAGCCTGGGAACGCAGTAAGAAACTCATCCAGCAGGATTTTCCGGAGGTAAAAAGTTATGCATCACTCGAAGAATTACTTGCCGATGATGCCACACTGGTCGTCGTGAATACACCGGTAGGCACACATTATGAATATGCCCGTCAGGCATTATTGGCGGGAAAAAATGTAGTGGTGGAAAAAGCATTTACCACTACGGTAGCCGAAGCGGAAGCGTTAAAACAACTAGCGGAAGAAAAAGGCCTGAAGCTGGCCGTTTTCCAGAACCGGCGTTGGGACAGTGACTTTAAAACCGTACAACAGGTGATTGCCTCAGGGGACCTGGGCGAAATTGTAGATGCCGAAATCCATTTTGACCGTTACAACCCGAAACTGAGCCCAAAACAACATAAAGAAACGGCCAATTCCGGAGCCGGGATCCTCAAAGACCTTGGCCCACATATTATCGACCAGGCCCTGTGCCTGTTTGGAAAACCGGACGCTGTTTTTGCCGATATCCGCATTACCCGTGACAACTCCCAGGTAGATGATGTACTGGATATCCTCCTGTACTATCCCAATACCCGCGTCAGGCTGAAAGCCTCTTTCTTTGTCAAAGAACCACTGCCGTCCTATATTTTCCATGGGCGTAAAGGTTCGTTCCTGAAAAGCCGTGGCGACATACAGGAGGATGAGCTGAAATTGGGCAAAAAACCGGACACTACCGAAAACTGGGGCAAAGAACCCGAAGCACAATCGGGCTTGCTGCATACCGAAAAAAATGGAGTGGACATCCGCAGGACACTACCGACGCTTTCGGGGAATTACTATGCCTTTTATGACGGGATGTACCAGTCAATTGTGAACAATACCAAAGAGCCTGTCACTGCGACGGAAGGCGTACACGTGATGGAAATCATTGAAGCCGCTTTGCAAAGCAGTACCGAAAAAAGGAATATCATACTATAA
- a CDS encoding aldo/keto reductase encodes MGENTDTIMEKRQLGATDLHVYPITFGGNVFGWTLDEKKSFEILDGFTGAGFNFIDTADVYSRWAPGNEGGESETIIGNWMKQKKNRKDIVLTTKVGSDMGSGKQLKKAYILEAVEKSLKRLQTDYLDLYQTHFDDLDTPVQETLEAYDQLIKEGKVRWIGASNMSAERLKESLETAVAHGLPEYQTFQPHYNLYERKAFEETLEPICLGHNLGVLNYYSLESGFLTGKYRTKADLGKSPRGADMDKYFNERGLRILAALDTVAAEYKTTQATVALAWLIARPSVTAPIVSATSLSQLDAIIKAPELVLGEETLRMLTTASAW; translated from the coding sequence TTGGGCGAGAATACCGATACGATTATGGAAAAAAGACAATTAGGGGCCACCGACTTACACGTATACCCGATCACGTTTGGCGGGAATGTATTCGGATGGACATTAGACGAGAAAAAATCCTTTGAAATCCTGGACGGCTTTACCGGTGCCGGTTTCAATTTTATAGATACTGCCGATGTGTATTCCCGTTGGGCACCCGGAAATGAAGGGGGCGAATCGGAGACGATTATCGGGAATTGGATGAAGCAAAAGAAAAACCGAAAAGACATTGTATTGACAACCAAAGTGGGAAGCGATATGGGCAGCGGGAAGCAGCTAAAAAAAGCGTATATCCTGGAAGCGGTGGAAAAGAGCCTGAAACGCCTGCAAACGGATTACCTGGATTTGTACCAGACGCATTTTGACGATTTGGATACTCCGGTACAGGAAACCCTGGAAGCCTATGACCAACTAATTAAAGAAGGGAAAGTACGCTGGATCGGGGCTTCGAATATGTCGGCAGAACGCTTAAAGGAATCCCTTGAAACTGCTGTGGCTCATGGATTGCCGGAATACCAGACGTTCCAGCCGCATTACAACCTGTATGAGCGTAAAGCTTTTGAGGAGACATTAGAGCCAATCTGCCTGGGGCATAACCTGGGCGTACTGAATTACTATTCGCTGGAAAGCGGTTTCCTGACCGGGAAATACCGTACCAAAGCTGATTTAGGGAAAAGCCCGAGAGGTGCGGATATGGATAAATATTTTAATGAAAGAGGCCTGCGTATCCTGGCGGCACTGGATACTGTAGCGGCAGAATACAAAACCACCCAGGCTACTGTAGCTCTAGCCTGGCTGATTGCACGCCCATCAGTAACCGCACCGATAGTGAGTGCCACAAGCCTGTCCCAACTGGATGCGATCATCAAAGCCCCGGAACTGGTACTCGGTGAAGAAACACTGCGCATGCTGACTACAGCAAGTGCCTGGTAA
- a CDS encoding 2-hydroxyacid dehydrogenase has translation MKVFITRVIPEAGLQLLRDAGITITQWEEPRELTSAELIEHCRNADALLTAGRSTIDAAFLEACSHLKVVSLFSVGYDNVAIATATKLKIPVGHTPDVLSKATADVAFLLMQTTARKAFYHHQRILDGEWDFFEPKAGLGIDLQNKTLGVFGLGKIGFEMAKSCKGAFEMDILYHNRSTNAEAEEKLGARKVSFDELLAQSDVISVHANLSKETKELFNKATFAKMKPNAIFVNTARGGIHNEADLLAALQQKTIWGAGLDVTNPEPMDPENALLRLPNVCVLPHIGSSTEGTRDQMAILAAKNVIAGLRNEKLPKVVNPEVYG, from the coding sequence ATGAAAGTATTTATCACCAGGGTAATTCCCGAAGCGGGACTGCAGTTATTGCGGGATGCCGGGATTACCATTACACAATGGGAAGAGCCACGCGAACTGACCTCTGCCGAGCTGATCGAACACTGCCGTAATGCAGACGCTTTATTAACCGCAGGACGCTCTACAATTGATGCGGCCTTCCTGGAGGCGTGCAGCCACCTGAAAGTGGTATCCTTATTTTCGGTAGGGTATGATAATGTGGCGATCGCAACAGCGACAAAACTTAAAATCCCGGTAGGGCATACACCGGATGTATTGAGCAAAGCAACAGCTGATGTGGCATTCCTGCTGATGCAGACCACGGCACGAAAAGCTTTTTACCACCATCAGCGGATCCTGGACGGGGAGTGGGATTTCTTTGAGCCCAAAGCCGGACTGGGTATCGATTTGCAAAACAAAACCTTAGGCGTATTTGGCCTCGGGAAAATAGGATTTGAAATGGCGAAGTCCTGTAAAGGTGCTTTTGAAATGGACATCCTGTACCATAACCGCAGTACCAATGCGGAAGCGGAGGAGAAATTAGGCGCCCGTAAGGTTTCCTTTGACGAACTGCTGGCGCAAAGCGATGTGATCAGTGTGCACGCGAACCTGAGTAAGGAGACAAAGGAGTTGTTTAATAAGGCGACTTTTGCGAAAATGAAACCCAACGCGATATTTGTCAATACGGCACGGGGCGGTATTCACAATGAGGCGGATTTATTAGCCGCATTACAGCAAAAAACAATTTGGGGAGCCGGACTGGACGTAACCAACCCGGAACCGATGGATCCGGAGAATGCACTGCTGCGCCTGCCGAATGTGTGTGTATTGCCACACATCGGGTCTTCAACGGAAGGCACACGCGACCAGATGGCGATACTGGCGGCGAAAAATGTTATTGCCGGGCTGCGGAATGAAAAATTGCCGAAAGTAGTGAACCCTGAAGTATATGGGTAA
- a CDS encoding alpha/beta fold hydrolase gives MKKYIASVLFLGAILIGFGQEKDLKVSEINLENLSYPYPVKEIKLDIQGQSLIMAYMDVAPQKPNGKTVLLLHGKNFAGYYWKQTAADLAKAGYRIIVPDQIGFGKSSKPTTIQYSFQLLAQNTKAILDGLKIDKVNVLGHSMGGMLATRFALMYPERVEKLILENPIGLEDWKTVVPYQSVDDWYKGELKQDYKSIKDYQLKFYYDNKWKPEYDEGVNVLAGWTINPEYPVIAKNAALTYDMIFTQPVVYEFENIKAPTLLIIGQRDRTALAKGKAPKAVQEQLGNYPVLGRATAKKIKNATLVEIDNVGHLPHIEAYDKFIGPLLKFLKK, from the coding sequence ATGAAAAAATATATAGCAAGTGTATTGTTCCTGGGCGCAATCCTGATCGGTTTTGGACAGGAAAAAGACCTGAAGGTATCGGAAATCAATCTGGAAAACTTATCCTATCCCTATCCGGTCAAAGAAATAAAACTGGACATCCAGGGGCAATCCCTGATCATGGCCTATATGGATGTAGCCCCCCAAAAGCCCAATGGCAAGACGGTGTTGTTATTGCACGGGAAAAATTTTGCGGGCTACTACTGGAAACAAACCGCAGCCGATTTGGCAAAAGCCGGCTATCGTATCATCGTGCCGGATCAGATTGGATTTGGCAAATCGTCTAAGCCAACGACTATCCAGTACAGTTTCCAGTTGCTCGCCCAGAATACAAAAGCAATACTGGATGGGCTGAAAATCGATAAGGTCAATGTATTAGGGCATTCGATGGGTGGGATGCTGGCCACGCGTTTTGCACTGATGTACCCGGAAAGAGTAGAGAAACTGATCCTGGAAAACCCGATCGGACTGGAAGACTGGAAAACGGTAGTGCCCTATCAGTCGGTAGATGATTGGTACAAAGGCGAACTGAAACAGGATTATAAGAGTATAAAGGACTATCAGCTGAAATTCTACTATGATAACAAGTGGAAACCGGAATATGATGAAGGTGTTAATGTACTGGCAGGCTGGACGATCAATCCGGAATATCCGGTGATTGCCAAAAATGCCGCCCTGACCTATGATATGATCTTTACCCAACCGGTAGTGTATGAATTTGAAAACATAAAAGCGCCTACCCTGCTGATTATCGGGCAACGCGACCGTACGGCACTGGCGAAAGGCAAAGCGCCCAAAGCGGTACAGGAACAGTTGGGAAATTATCCGGTTTTGGGGCGGGCGACTGCTAAAAAAATAAAAAATGCAACTTTGGTAGAAATTGATAATGTCGGACATTTGCCTCATATTGAAGCATACGATAAATTTATCGGCCCGCTTTTGAAATTTCTGAAAAAATAG